The genomic region AATCAGAAAATGGTTATGACTTCAGAACCCTCTCAATGGCAGCAACATAGAACTCCTTTGGCATGGTGCCAACCACAGTGTCACATTTCTTCCCATTCTTAAACAACAAAACGACCGGTACAGCCTTAATATCATAGTCCTCGGCAATCTGCAAATCAACATCCGCGTTGAGCACAAAGCAGTTGAGCTTGCCGGCATACTCAACCGCAATTTCATCAATCACGCGGTGGACCATCCTACACGGCCCGCACCAGCTTGCATAAAACTCGACTAGCACAGGAGTCTCACTGTTAATAACTGATTTCTCCCACGAGTCCCCGGTAACCGCCGGAGCTGCATAGGCACAACAGAATACGGTTAACAGGGCCACTTGCCGGTCAACATTTCGAAGAGTCATTATATCGTAGACCTTGAAATTCATGAGATCATTAAGATTTCTGATATAAGCAAGCAACTAATCTCTTCAACATAAACAAAAACCTCGCGGATCAATCTGATAATAATAATATTAGATTTAGAGTAGTGTATCTTTAAATCTATATCTATGCTTATAATCTTAATATAATCAATCTGATAATCATAGCTTGTGATGAATCAATTGAGCAAACCAATGCGAAATCAAAAGAGAAGCGAGAAGCGATTTGAAGGAGATTAGATCTATGAGAGTGTACCTTTGGATTCGCGGACGGAGAAGATCTTGAGGGAGCGAGGCGGGGGATTTGGGAGCTTGACGGAGGAGAGTTTGGGGTGGAATCGGAGCGGGAAAGAGAGGGAGGGAGTGGGCGTGGGGTTCAGGCGAGAGTGGGAGGAGGAGAGGAAGACGGCGCGTGAGGAGCGTAGAGGAAATGTGGAGGAGGAGGCAGCCATGGATGGAAGGGAAGCTGAGCTCAGAGAGAGCATGTGAAAAATGATGAGAGTTTTGGGGATGATTGAATGATGAAAGTGATGGGTGGAGAAGAGGACGAGTGTGATTGGTTTTGGATTTTGTTGGAAAAAGAAGAGAAACGGTGGCAAAAAGAGGAATGCACGCCCGGTGGGATTCGAACCCACAATCCTTTGATTAGAAGTCAAATGCCTTATCCATTAGGCCACGGGCGCTCGTGTTATTATACTTCTTCATATATATATAAATAAGATTTCAACACAGTTGCATATCTCCATAAATATACTTGTTACAATTGTTTTTCTCAAATACAAGAGGAAATGATGGAATTTGCAATTAATCTGATAGAAGAAGGGTATCTTTATTTACTATTGTACATTTGTATGAACAACCCTTATCAGCTATCTGGTGTATGTACTATGTATGTAGTACAAAATAGGACAAGCTACTAGTAAACGAAACCTTCATCCATGAACAATATGAATGGAACACATAGAAACATAAGCCAAACAAATGGGCGAAGCAGAAGTTTAAACAAAGAGTATATAGACTTTTTTCTAGACCTCACTCCAGAAGAACTGGATTTCTCGTAACGTGCAAGTCTTGCCCGTTCTATAATTTCCAGATTAGAGGTGTCTGTCTTACGTCTTTTGGTCTTCTCTATCATTGCTATTTCGCTGTGATTGGAATCCAATTGTCTTTTTTTTTTTTTGTACATTTTTAACATCAATGTTCTCTACTTAAACCCTCCGGAAAATGAAGAGTTCATAGCAGTCAAAGCAAAATGATGATCGGACTGTGACGCTCATAGCTCCCATGGTAAAGGACTTGCCGATGCAACTGAACCCAAACCTGTAATTGAACCTCATCAGCTCATCCTGTGTTAGATTCACCAAACCAAAACGCAAAGAGGGTTGGTTTCTTACTTTCTTTGACATATTGACATGATTGTGACATACAACATTTCTAGAGAACGTGTTTGATTATTTGAATGAACAAGTCACGGTCTCTTTTATAGATCATGTATCTGTTATTACATTACATTCGGAATACACCGTACTTGGTTTCTTCTGGGGCACGGTTTAGACAGGCAGAGACGGAGAGACCTATGACTTTTCTGGTGTCAGCTGGATCAATAATCCCATCATCCCAAAGCCTTGCTGTGGAGTAATAGGAGTTTCCCTCTCTCTCAAATGCCTCTACTACATTTGCCTTAAACTTTTCCTCTTCTTCCTTGTCCCACTGCACAACACATTCACACGATACCAATAAATAAGAATGCACTGATCCAATTTGAAACCAAGTAATCTTTCGTCAAAGGAAGATAGAATCGAAATTCTACCTCAATTCCTTGCTTTTTCTTCTTGGTCCTTTCTATTTGGGAAAGGACACCGGCAGCCTGAAAATGTAATAAAGATATCTCAATACATCTAATGCAGCTGTTAGTGTTGTAGTGGATTCATACAGGAAAATTAATTAGAGATATGTTGTATGAAGGGTTCACCTGAGCACCACCCATAATAGATATTTTGGCATTCGGCCAAAGGAATGTGAAATCAGGATTATAAGCACGACCACACATTGCATAATTGCCAGCGCCAAAGCTTCCACCAACAATAATAGTAATTTTGGGAACCTATAAACATGGATCTTTGATGTTAAAAAAGTAGATCATGGTTCTACTTCTCTCTTTCCTTTTTATTTGACTAATTCATTCATTCAAGAATCAATGACCTTTCGAACACTTCTACTGAAAATATTGATTAACTTTAAAGAGATTATACCAAATGGGAGAAAAAGTTAGCAGAAACTGAGATATATACTGTTAAAACAAGAAGGCATTTCAAACAAAAAGTTGCTGACCATAGTAGCACAGCATTTATATTTAAATGCATACTGGAAACAACATTTAAGATGCTGTAAAAGTGAATAGAATCATAATAGCAAATGGGAAGTTGGAAACTGAGACAAGCCTCTGTGTCTAGTAAGATGTTAAACACTATGCGTGGATCAGTGGAGTCAGTTTATAAAAAGTTCGAGAGTCTTAAGCCATGTAGCAGTAACATCCTGCTTGAGACACACTCAGGGGTTCATATCTTCACAAGCATGCAAGAGTTGTAACCATGAAACAAGGAAAAACAAACCTTGGCACAAGAAACTGCCATCACCATTTTTGCTCCAGATTTTGCAATTCCATTTGCCTCAGATCTTGAGCCAACCTACAAAATGAAGGACATTCAGTTCCATACTTCAACCATCCTTGTCTCAAGGTTCTCTCTTCACTATATCTTCACTTAATCAGCCTTAGCCAATCAGATACATTTGTAGAAAAGGAAAACCAACGGAAAAACTACCAATCTACAGATTGCACACTCAAACATGCTCACATACTTCTTTTACATGACATGCTCAGATACTTTGTTTCCATAAATATAATGTGCAACACAAATAAGATATATATGATTGACATAGCATAACTCTGGTTGCACACAGGTTGGAAGGGTGCCCTCTTCAGAATAGTTAACAGACAGAGTGATGTTGCTATCTTCTTCACAAAAGAATTACATGAGGACAACAAGTTTACATACCATAAATCCGGTGATGTTCTGAAGGAAGACCAAAGGAATATTTCGTTGAGTACATAATTCAATGAAGTGGGCCCCTTTTAGAGCAGATTCGTTAAACAATATCCCATTGTTTCCAATAATTCCAACAGGCTGTCCGTAGATTCTAGCAAAACCTGTCACAAGAGTCTGCACAAAAGCTATTAAATTAAATACTTGAATGTTCCTGTAATGAATGAAAGAATATAAATTTGAATGGGTGCAAATGCCCTCACAGTGCCATACAATTTCTTGAATTCATCAAATTCGCTTCCGTCGACTATGCGAGCAATAATTGAACGAATGTCAAACTGTTGCTTATGGTCTGTTGGTGCAATAGAACGAAGCTCTTTTACATCAAATAATGGTTCCTTGTATTTGGAATTTATGCTCTGCAATGCACCATGCAAACCCTGATTCCCAGCCGTGTGCAAGTTCTTAATTATATTTCTTCCAAGAGCAAGTCCATGGAGTTCATCTGCAAGGACAGTTCAGAGTAAATATAAGAGCACTAATGGATAATCTCTCTTTCTCCACATTCATGCCCAGAATAGCAATTTTAATCGATCTAAAAAAATATTGCAAAAGCAAACATGTCATGTAAAAGAAACTCTCAAGTGATACATTATTCAAAGAAATCTCTTCCTAGTTTGTCACTCGATAGTCCTCGACCGAGTCATTTCTAATTAACACCAACTCTAGATTATGTCTAGTATCCTTGATGAAT from Fragaria vesca subsp. vesca linkage group LG3, FraVesHawaii_1.0, whole genome shotgun sequence harbors:
- the LOC101291125 gene encoding thioredoxin M3, chloroplastic-like, with the translated sequence MLSLSSASLPSMAASSSTFPLRSSRAVFLSSSHSRLNPTPTPSLSFPLRFHPKLSSVKLPNPPPRSLKIFSVRESKAPAVTGDSWEKSVINSETPVLVEFYASWCGPCRMVHRVIDEIAVEYAGKLNCFVLNADVDLQIAEDYDIKAVPVVLLFKNGKKCDTVVGTMPKEFYVAAIERVLKS
- the LOC101291410 gene encoding methylcrotonoyl-CoA carboxylase beta chain, mitochondrial-like, which encodes MLRILAKRGALASWRSVSAVHISRDYSLGVLPDGVDRNSEAFSRNSKAMDLLTSDLQSHIQKVLAGGGHVAVKRNKSRNKLLPRERIDRLLDPGASFLELSQLAGHELYEETLPSAGIITGIGPVHGRLCMFVANDPTVKGGTYYPITVKKHLRAQEIAAKCKLPCVYLVDSGGAFLPKQAEVFPDKENFGRIFYHQALMSAEGIPQIALVLGSCTAGGAYIPAMADESVMVKGNGTIFLAGPPLVKAATGEEVSAEDLGGASVHCKTSGVSDYFAQDELHGLALGRNIIKNLHTAGNQGLHGALQSINSKYKEPLFDVKELRSIAPTDHKQQFDIRSIIARIVDGSEFDEFKKLYGTTLVTGFARIYGQPVGIIGNNGILFNESALKGAHFIELCTQRNIPLVFLQNITGFMVGSRSEANGIAKSGAKMVMAVSCAKVPKITIIVGGSFGAGNYAMCGRAYNPDFTFLWPNAKISIMGGAQAAGVLSQIERTKKKKQGIEWDKEEEEKFKANVVEAFEREGNSYYSTARLWDDGIIDPADTRKVIGLSVSACLNRAPEETKYGVFRM